A genomic stretch from Halobellus sp. LT62 includes:
- a CDS encoding DegT/DnrJ/EryC1/StrS family aminotransferase, which yields MTGEEPAFYGGEPIRDELLGYGSQSISESEKQAVVEGIEGDYITRGPTVEAFEERVADLVGVDHAIATTSGTTALHLAGRAAGFGLGDEVITTPLTFVSTAHAATYCGATPVFADIDPHRRTLDPEAVRGQTSPDTEGIIPMHYAGHPADIEGLLNIADEHDLTVIWDACHAFGGIWNGEPIGVQRDMAVFSFHPVKNITTGEGGMVVTDNEELAERLRRLRSFEMDYNPEGHDNEPWYQVVEGVGYNYNITDIQAALGLAQLDRLETFKTRRYEIISAYDEAFSEVLGLRTPPEPTNADPMYHLYAVEIGEEFGCDRKEFVNAMHADNLGVQVHYVPLHYHPYFQEEFGYERGQFPQTESVYEGLVSLPLHAEMDDQDVEDVITAVHRLHEYHA from the coding sequence ATGACGGGAGAAGAGCCGGCATTCTACGGTGGTGAACCGATCCGTGACGAATTGTTGGGGTACGGCTCACAGAGCATCAGCGAGAGTGAAAAGCAAGCAGTTGTTGAAGGGATAGAAGGCGACTACATCACGCGTGGACCGACCGTCGAAGCTTTCGAGGAAAGGGTGGCAGATCTCGTTGGTGTTGACCACGCGATTGCGACGACATCTGGGACGACAGCGCTTCACCTTGCGGGGCGTGCGGCCGGATTCGGACTCGGGGATGAAGTAATCACGACCCCCCTAACGTTCGTCTCGACAGCACACGCGGCGACGTACTGTGGAGCGACACCAGTATTTGCTGATATCGACCCGCACCGACGAACGCTCGACCCAGAGGCGGTTCGTGGACAAACCTCTCCAGATACCGAGGGGATCATACCAATGCATTATGCGGGACATCCGGCGGATATCGAGGGACTCCTTAACATCGCCGATGAACACGACCTGACCGTAATCTGGGACGCTTGTCACGCATTCGGCGGCATATGGAATGGTGAGCCGATCGGCGTGCAGCGTGATATGGCTGTCTTCAGTTTTCATCCAGTAAAGAATATTACGACTGGAGAGGGGGGGATGGTCGTGACAGACAACGAGGAACTCGCAGAACGGTTACGGCGACTACGGTCGTTCGAGATGGACTACAATCCAGAGGGCCACGATAACGAGCCTTGGTATCAAGTGGTAGAAGGCGTCGGGTACAACTACAACATTACGGATATCCAAGCGGCGCTCGGGCTTGCTCAACTAGATCGGCTTGAAACATTCAAGACTCGTCGTTACGAGATTATCTCAGCATACGATGAGGCGTTCTCTGAGGTCCTTGGACTCCGAACGCCACCAGAGCCGACTAACGCGGATCCGATGTATCACCTGTACGCCGTTGAAATCGGCGAGGAATTCGGATGTGACCGCAAGGAGTTCGTCAATGCGATGCACGCAGACAATCTAGGGGTACAAGTCCATTATGTTCCCCTTCACTACCATCCGTACTTCCAAGAAGAGTTCGGATACGAACGAGGGCAATTTCCCCAGACAGAGAGTGTGTATGAGGGGTTGGTGAGTCTCCCCCTCCACGCAGAGATGGACGACCAAGACGTTGAGGATGTGATCACAGCTGTGCACCGATTACACGAATACCACGCGTGA
- a CDS encoding FkbM family methyltransferase: MDNKGQDIYKSVLGLYRGLLNNIRRIYQEEVRDLSIRIGLDPVLSNIFSEIYPYPYVYQTEYRGEIVEFKICSSTERPTSFKDKLLNNMIDNLNSDDVYFDIGAGTGTISCIIGSHIDEGKIYAFEPLPANFEAIQRNFDQNSLNGDIFQCALSNTSGEMEFAVPDENIGAGYTNASLSTDKQSISHFWNDKKKKIKVQSEKGDDLIQKEEIPAPNIISIDVEGAEVDVIQGLRNTLSSKECRLVFVEVHKYLLSDFGTSSEDLEDKLRSLGFNISRFDRREFEIDGEQGQLYRIAAHK, encoded by the coding sequence ATGGATAATAAAGGACAAGATATATATAAATCAGTGTTAGGTCTATATCGCGGATTGTTAAACAATATAAGACGGATATATCAGGAAGAAGTGCGTGACTTATCAATAAGAATTGGATTAGATCCGGTATTATCTAATATCTTTTCAGAGATATATCCATATCCATATGTTTATCAAACCGAATATAGAGGTGAAATTGTCGAGTTTAAAATCTGTTCCTCTACTGAACGTCCTACTTCATTTAAAGATAAACTTTTGAATAATATGATTGATAATTTGAACTCCGATGATGTCTATTTTGATATCGGTGCTGGAACTGGAACGATATCCTGCATAATTGGAAGTCATATAGATGAAGGTAAAATTTATGCATTTGAACCGTTGCCGGCAAATTTCGAGGCTATTCAACGAAATTTTGATCAAAACTCGTTAAATGGGGACATATTTCAGTGCGCACTCTCAAATACAAGTGGAGAGATGGAATTTGCTGTTCCAGATGAAAATATAGGTGCAGGTTACACAAATGCTTCTCTATCAACAGATAAACAGTCTATATCTCATTTTTGGAATGATAAGAAAAAGAAAATAAAGGTTCAATCAGAAAAAGGAGACGATCTTATTCAAAAAGAAGAGATTCCCGCCCCCAATATAATTTCTATTGATGTAGAAGGTGCAGAGGTTGATGTAATACAAGGATTGAGAAACACTCTTTCAAGCAAAGAGTGTCGTTTGGTCTTCGTAGAAGTGCATAAGTACCTCCTAAGTGATTTTGGGACATCTTCTGAAGATCTAGAGGACAAGCTTCGCTCTCTCGGGTTTAATATAAGTAGATTTGACAGACGGGAATTTGAAATTGACGGTGAACAGGGACAGCTTTACCGTATTGCTGCCCATAAATAA
- the pseG gene encoding UDP-2,4-diacetamido-2,4,6-trideoxy-beta-L-altropyranose hydrolase yields the protein MQIVVRADGGPEIGYGHLVRTGALASYLLDHGHQVTYATTAPELVQEVCPIGIDTVKISSRDDPESVREFVHNHADVTVVDSYLADQTYQKRLREVSPLVVIADDSRHQITADVLVNGNLYASELEYDVIGSEPRWCLGPDFLLLRQEITEYALREPPWREMPTRAIVTMGGSDIAGLTPTVIRAFDGLDIRVDAIVGPGVSTEQEEKIREAAENVSADASVVRDPNDLPERMFRADFAVTTASTTTYELLALGTPVINLPVVENQRLIADALREHDAATVLENTADMTAFSDAMGEYVSDPSLRRKRREIGRDLVDGHGVNRVYREVLSAGVSNRNV from the coding sequence ATGCAAATTGTTGTGCGCGCCGATGGTGGCCCAGAAATCGGATACGGCCACCTAGTCAGAACTGGTGCACTCGCTAGCTATCTTCTTGATCACGGCCACCAAGTTACGTACGCGACAACGGCTCCGGAACTGGTCCAAGAAGTCTGCCCAATCGGTATAGACACAGTAAAAATCTCTTCCAGAGATGATCCGGAGTCGGTACGCGAGTTCGTCCATAATCACGCAGATGTCACTGTCGTGGATTCATACCTCGCAGACCAGACATACCAAAAGCGACTGCGAGAGGTCTCGCCGCTGGTTGTCATCGCTGACGACTCCCGCCACCAAATCACCGCCGACGTCCTCGTGAACGGGAACCTCTACGCATCCGAACTAGAATACGACGTAATCGGATCGGAACCACGGTGGTGCCTCGGTCCGGATTTCCTCCTCCTACGACAGGAAATTACGGAGTATGCTTTGAGGGAGCCACCGTGGCGCGAGATGCCGACCCGTGCGATCGTCACGATGGGTGGGAGCGACATCGCGGGGCTGACTCCTACTGTAATTCGCGCCTTCGACGGATTGGATATCCGTGTGGATGCTATTGTCGGGCCGGGGGTTTCGACAGAACAGGAGGAGAAGATCAGAGAGGCAGCCGAGAACGTGAGTGCGGATGCCAGTGTCGTTCGTGATCCAAACGATCTTCCGGAGCGAATGTTCCGAGCGGACTTTGCCGTGACCACCGCCAGCACGACCACCTACGAACTCCTTGCGCTTGGTACGCCAGTCATAAATCTTCCCGTCGTCGAAAATCAGAGATTGATCGCGGACGCACTACGAGAGCACGACGCTGCGACGGTACTCGAGAATACTGCTGATATGACTGCGTTTTCCGATGCGATGGGTGAATACGTGAGTGACCCATCCCTCCGACGTAAACGACGTGAGATCGGACGAGATCTCGTTGACGGTCACGGTGTGAACCGTGTGTATCGGGAAGTTCTTTCAGCCGGTGTTTCCAACCGGAACGTATGA
- the glmU gene encoding bifunctional sugar-1-phosphate nucleotidylyltransferase/acetyltransferase has translation MYGVVLAAGQGTRMHPLTDHRPKPLLPAAGRPLLEHVFDACVDVVDEFVVVIGYRGSDVVERLGEEYRGTPVSYVEQTDPAGTAHAIEQAREVVDDRFIVLNGDVLVDPELPRALAEAEGYAIATTPVEDPRSYGVVSVDSENSMAAIVEKPADPPTNLANVGCYAFEPEVFEHIDRTQRSERGEYEITDTLELLLSDGHDISVVEYEGRWLDVGRPWELLRANELLLAEIERDIRGDVAEDAKLDGDVVVAEGATVREGVRIEGPVVLLPGSEVGPNAYVRGATVLGPDARVGHGVEVKNSILFSEATVPHLSYVGDSVLGRDVNLGAGTKVANLRHDDSSVKMTVKGERVDTGRRKLGVVLGDGVKTGINVSLNAGVKVASGAGIPPGETVLRDVEQ, from the coding sequence ATGTACGGAGTCGTGCTCGCGGCCGGACAGGGTACCCGAATGCACCCCCTCACCGATCACCGGCCGAAGCCGCTACTTCCCGCCGCCGGTCGCCCGCTGCTCGAACACGTTTTCGACGCCTGCGTCGACGTCGTCGACGAGTTCGTCGTCGTGATCGGCTACCGAGGGTCGGACGTCGTCGAACGCTTGGGCGAGGAGTACCGCGGCACGCCCGTCAGCTACGTCGAACAGACGGACCCCGCGGGGACCGCGCACGCGATCGAGCAGGCCCGCGAGGTCGTCGACGACCGGTTTATCGTCCTCAACGGCGATGTCCTCGTCGACCCCGAGCTGCCGCGCGCGCTCGCCGAGGCGGAGGGCTACGCCATCGCGACGACGCCCGTCGAAGACCCGCGCTCCTACGGCGTCGTGAGCGTGGATTCGGAGAACTCGATGGCGGCGATCGTCGAGAAGCCCGCCGATCCGCCGACGAACCTCGCGAACGTGGGCTGCTACGCGTTCGAGCCGGAGGTGTTCGAGCACATCGACCGGACGCAGCGAAGCGAGCGCGGCGAGTACGAGATCACCGACACGCTGGAGCTGCTGCTCTCGGACGGGCACGATATCTCGGTCGTCGAGTACGAGGGCCGCTGGCTCGACGTCGGCCGCCCGTGGGAGTTGTTGCGCGCGAACGAGTTGCTTTTAGCGGAGATCGAGCGGGATATTCGGGGCGATGTCGCGGAGGACGCGAAGTTGGACGGAGACGTCGTCGTCGCCGAGGGCGCGACAGTGCGCGAGGGGGTCCGCATCGAGGGCCCGGTCGTACTGCTGCCCGGTTCGGAGGTCGGCCCGAACGCGTACGTTCGCGGGGCGACGGTGTTGGGTCCCGATGCGCGCGTGGGTCACGGCGTCGAGGTGAAGAACTCGATCCTCTTTTCCGAGGCGACGGTGCCGCATCTGTCCTACGTCGGCGACTCGGTGCTCGGTCGGGACGTGAATCTGGGCGCGGGGACGAAGGTAGCGAATCTGCGCCACGACGACTCGTCGGTGAAGATGACCGTGAAAGGCGAGCGCGTCGACACGGGCCGTCGAAAACTGGGCGTCGTCCTCGGCGACGGCGTGAAGACGGGTATCAACGTGAGTCTGAACGCGGGCGTGAAAGTGGCCAGTGGAGCCGGCATCCCGCCGGGCGAGACGGTGTTGCGCGACGTCGAGCAGTAA
- a CDS encoding flippase translates to MRIGQTSFVVFASKLVGSALGFVATLYFARTLGAAVLGQYALVLALVAWLSLAGNLGISSAITKRMSEGTDPDAYLAAGATVIGALGLGLSVLVLIFADAVNAYVGEPIASLVVALLLVGLFRALTSAALNGERKVHLTGLLSPIWIAVRSLVQIGLVVVGFGLVGMLAGYAVATLLIAVISLALVSAGLVRPAREHFENLYEYAKFSWLGGLQSRSFNDVDVLLLGVFVQSSLVGVYSAAWSVAQFLTLFDSAVSSTLFPELSRADAEDNRRAVADLVEQSLTYGGLILIPGLFGGVLLGERILRIYGPEFVQGASVLWILVLATLVYGYQKQLLNALNGIDKPKAAFRINAAFIATNVVLNVVLISALGVVGAAIATALSAGVGTALALSTLRSEVDFAVPSGEILRQFAAATTMALAVVGSETVIETATGLNHNFATVVLLVVVGAGTYFLSLLGISETFRTTVRENSPL, encoded by the coding sequence ATGAGAATTGGCCAAACCTCCTTCGTCGTCTTCGCGTCGAAGCTTGTCGGCTCCGCGCTCGGCTTCGTGGCCACATTGTACTTCGCGCGGACACTCGGTGCCGCGGTACTCGGCCAGTACGCGCTCGTCCTCGCACTCGTCGCGTGGCTCTCCTTAGCTGGCAATCTCGGCATCTCCTCGGCGATAACCAAACGGATGAGCGAGGGGACAGACCCCGACGCGTATCTAGCCGCCGGAGCGACGGTCATCGGTGCGCTCGGTCTCGGTCTCAGCGTTCTCGTCCTCATCTTCGCCGACGCGGTAAACGCCTATGTCGGCGAACCGATCGCGTCGCTCGTCGTCGCGCTCCTCCTCGTGGGGCTCTTCCGAGCGCTCACCAGCGCCGCACTCAACGGCGAGCGGAAGGTCCACCTCACGGGGCTACTCTCCCCGATCTGGATCGCCGTCCGGAGCCTCGTCCAGATCGGACTCGTCGTCGTCGGCTTCGGGCTCGTCGGGATGCTCGCGGGCTACGCGGTCGCGACGCTTCTCATCGCCGTGATCAGCCTCGCGCTCGTGTCCGCCGGACTCGTCCGCCCCGCCCGAGAGCATTTCGAGAACCTCTACGAGTACGCGAAGTTCTCGTGGCTCGGGGGCCTCCAGTCCCGCTCGTTCAACGACGTCGATGTCCTTCTTCTCGGCGTCTTCGTCCAGTCCTCGCTCGTCGGCGTCTACTCCGCGGCGTGGAGCGTCGCACAGTTTCTCACCCTCTTCGATTCGGCGGTAAGTTCGACGCTCTTCCCGGAGCTCAGTCGTGCCGACGCCGAAGATAACCGGCGGGCCGTCGCCGACCTCGTCGAACAGTCGCTGACGTACGGCGGGCTCATCCTCATCCCGGGGCTCTTCGGCGGCGTCCTCTTGGGTGAGCGAATCTTGCGGATCTACGGCCCGGAGTTCGTCCAGGGGGCGTCGGTTCTCTGGATCCTCGTCCTCGCGACGCTGGTGTACGGCTACCAGAAACAGCTTCTGAACGCGCTGAACGGCATCGATAAACCAAAGGCTGCGTTCCGGATCAACGCCGCGTTCATCGCGACCAACGTCGTCTTGAACGTCGTGTTGATTTCCGCGCTCGGCGTCGTCGGCGCGGCGATCGCCACGGCGCTGTCGGCCGGCGTCGGGACGGCGCTCGCGCTCTCGACGCTGCGCTCGGAAGTCGACTTCGCCGTCCCCTCCGGCGAGATCCTCCGACAGTTCGCCGCGGCGACGACGATGGCGCTCGCGGTCGTCGGAAGCGAGACCGTCATCGAAACGGCGACCGGCCTCAATCACAACTTCGCGACCGTGGTGCTCCTCGTGGTCGTCGGCGCGGGGACCTACTTCCTCTCGCTGCTCGGCATCTCGGAGACGTTCCGGACGACGGTTCGCGAGAACAGTCCACTGTGA
- a CDS encoding type II toxin-antitoxin system VapC family toxin, giving the protein MTVLVDTGVLYAEHDTDATRHETAADALETVYDGELGHPYISDYVFDEAITLARRRTGSFSSAKRLSDRLRGRDVYPRVFEMQYVTAAVFADAVNVFEQYDDQQLSFTDATIVALVERYDIDRVLSFDGDFDGIVDRIDPADL; this is encoded by the coding sequence ATGACGGTCCTCGTCGACACAGGAGTTCTATATGCCGAACACGATACCGATGCGACGAGACACGAGACGGCGGCAGACGCGCTCGAAACCGTCTACGACGGCGAGCTCGGCCATCCGTATATCAGCGACTACGTGTTCGACGAGGCGATCACGCTGGCACGCAGGCGAACGGGGTCGTTCTCCTCGGCAAAGCGACTGAGCGATCGACTCCGCGGTCGAGATGTGTATCCTCGCGTGTTCGAGATGCAGTACGTCACGGCGGCAGTCTTTGCCGACGCGGTGAACGTCTTCGAGCAGTACGACGATCAGCAACTGAGTTTCACGGACGCGACGATTGTCGCGTTGGTCGAACGGTACGACATCGACCGAGTCTTGAGTTTCGACGGCGATTTCGACGGTATCGTCGATCGGATAGATCCAGCCGACCTGTAG
- a CDS encoding N-acetylneuraminate synthase family protein codes for MAEFHIGDKPVGPDESAFVIAEAGSNHNGNLDIAKELIDVAVDAGADAVKFQTFRAKDLYVEESGEVEYLDDDRSIYEIIESMEMPYEWIPELHDYCLNREIQFMSTPFDERSAAELEEYVPAWKVASYTSSHIPFLEYLADTGKPIIMSTGAHELEEVAESVTALREAGASKLVLLQCVAAYPTPISEINVSVVKTLQDEFDVPTGLSDHTLDPVTAPSAAAVLGASVVEKHFTLDKSMEGPDHEFALEPDELDQMVTAIRDTEASLGSGEKRVLEVEQELHEKARRAIHTVRDIDAGEELTEENMKVLRPGEQESGLHPKFYDELVGTTALRDIPQGTGINWDDINRD; via the coding sequence ATGGCCGAGTTTCACATCGGAGACAAACCCGTCGGACCAGATGAGTCAGCGTTCGTGATCGCGGAGGCGGGGTCGAACCATAATGGGAATCTTGATATTGCGAAGGAACTCATCGACGTCGCCGTCGATGCCGGAGCCGACGCGGTGAAGTTCCAGACGTTCCGAGCGAAAGATCTGTACGTCGAGGAGAGCGGCGAGGTCGAGTACCTCGACGATGATCGGAGTATCTACGAGATCATCGAGTCGATGGAAATGCCCTACGAGTGGATCCCTGAACTACACGACTACTGTCTCAATCGGGAGATCCAGTTTATGTCGACGCCGTTCGACGAGCGATCCGCCGCAGAACTCGAAGAGTACGTTCCCGCGTGGAAGGTAGCTTCCTACACGAGCAGCCATATTCCGTTTCTCGAATATCTCGCAGACACCGGCAAACCGATCATTATGTCTACGGGTGCTCACGAGTTGGAAGAGGTGGCGGAATCGGTAACGGCGCTCCGTGAAGCGGGGGCCTCCAAGCTCGTCTTGTTACAGTGTGTCGCCGCGTATCCGACGCCGATCTCTGAGATCAACGTCAGCGTCGTCAAAACGCTCCAAGATGAATTCGACGTTCCGACAGGCCTCTCCGATCACACGCTTGATCCTGTGACTGCCCCGTCGGCTGCTGCCGTGCTTGGGGCCAGTGTCGTCGAGAAGCACTTCACGCTGGACAAATCGATGGAGGGGCCGGACCACGAGTTCGCACTTGAACCTGACGAACTGGATCAGATGGTGACCGCGATCCGCGACACAGAGGCCTCTCTCGGCTCCGGAGAAAAGCGAGTTCTGGAGGTGGAACAGGAACTCCACGAGAAGGCGCGCCGCGCGATCCATACGGTCAGGGATATAGACGCCGGAGAGGAGTTAACTGAAGAGAATATGAAAGTACTACGTCCGGGAGAACAAGAGTCCGGCCTCCATCCAAAATTCTACGACGAACTCGTCGGCACGACTGCGCTACGTGACATTCCACAGGGTACCGGTATCAATTGGGATGACATCAATCGAGACTAA
- a CDS encoding NAD-dependent epimerase/dehydratase family protein encodes MSETVAVTGAAGFIGRWVVAELLDRGHTVYGLDDFSNGSERNIEEFRDNEAFHINEGDVRSRSDISQLFEHGVDKCVHLAAEIDVQESLEDPEAHFESNVIGTQNVLEVCRRTNTRLGLVGTCMVYDMTDSKVGINETHPTKPASPYAGSKLAAEDLAEGYSHGYDLPITILRPFNTYGPYQKTGMAGGVVSIFTSRDIRGDALKIFGDGTQTRDLLYATDCARFIVEGTFSDETIGEVINAGTGTDVSINELAELIATDGTEITHVEHHHPQSEVQKLLCDPSKANEILDWEPEVTLEEGVSRLRKWLREREDMSG; translated from the coding sequence ATGAGTGAAACAGTCGCGGTTACCGGTGCTGCGGGATTCATCGGTCGTTGGGTCGTAGCGGAGCTCCTCGATCGGGGACACACGGTCTACGGACTTGATGACTTCTCGAATGGCTCCGAACGTAACATCGAAGAGTTCCGAGACAATGAGGCGTTCCATATCAACGAGGGCGACGTTCGATCCAGATCCGATATTAGTCAACTATTCGAACACGGCGTGGACAAGTGTGTTCATCTCGCAGCTGAGATCGATGTACAAGAGAGTCTAGAAGATCCAGAGGCACACTTCGAGTCGAACGTGATCGGTACTCAGAACGTTCTCGAAGTATGTCGGAGAACTAATACTAGACTTGGACTCGTTGGTACCTGTATGGTGTACGATATGACCGACTCCAAGGTCGGGATCAACGAAACCCATCCGACGAAGCCCGCCTCACCATACGCCGGGTCGAAGTTAGCTGCTGAGGACTTGGCTGAGGGCTACTCCCACGGGTATGATCTTCCGATCACTATACTGCGTCCGTTCAACACCTATGGCCCGTACCAGAAGACAGGGATGGCGGGTGGTGTCGTATCAATCTTCACCAGCCGAGACATCCGAGGAGATGCTCTAAAGATATTTGGTGACGGAACCCAGACACGGGATCTACTGTATGCGACCGACTGCGCTCGATTCATCGTTGAGGGAACGTTCAGCGACGAGACAATCGGTGAAGTGATCAACGCAGGTACAGGAACTGACGTATCGATCAACGAACTTGCAGAGCTGATTGCGACTGATGGGACAGAAATCACCCACGTGGAACATCATCACCCGCAGAGTGAGGTACAAAAGCTGCTTTGTGACCCCTCAAAGGCGAATGAAATACTTGATTGGGAACCAGAGGTCACACTGGAAGAGGGGGTTTCCCGCCTCCGGAAATGGCTACGCGAGCGCGAGGATATGTCTGGATGA
- a CDS encoding glycosyltransferase family protein — MNQQIAAVIQARMGSTRLPGKVMLPLAGDHVITHDIQRVKSAEHVTETVVATSKQTADDIVARYASRAGAEVFRGSESDVLARIYNAALSVDADVIVRITGDCPLIDPEVIDAVVQEVTDTETQYAANIFERSFPRGLDVEAFTFESLEQVHETATEPRHREHVTLYYRENQNSFTTRNISSNEVYDESQFQNRNDLRLTLDEADDYEVLRNIYENVPFDNIVPIRDAIRYVDENDLMDLNATVEQKSH; from the coding sequence ATGAATCAGCAGATCGCCGCTGTCATTCAAGCTCGAATGGGCTCAACTCGACTTCCTGGGAAGGTTATGCTTCCTTTAGCTGGTGATCACGTCATTACCCACGACATCCAACGCGTGAAATCCGCGGAACATGTAACAGAAACCGTTGTGGCCACATCTAAACAAACGGCCGATGATATCGTTGCACGATACGCGTCACGAGCTGGGGCAGAGGTATTCCGCGGTAGCGAATCAGATGTCCTCGCTCGGATCTACAATGCGGCTCTCTCTGTAGACGCTGATGTCATTGTCCGTATCACCGGAGATTGTCCGCTCATCGATCCGGAGGTAATCGACGCAGTTGTTCAAGAAGTCACTGACACTGAAACACAATACGCTGCCAACATTTTCGAACGCTCCTTCCCTCGGGGCCTTGATGTAGAGGCATTCACGTTCGAGAGCCTTGAGCAGGTACACGAGACGGCAACCGAACCACGCCACCGAGAGCACGTGACTCTGTACTATCGAGAGAACCAAAATTCATTTACCACTAGAAACATCAGTTCAAATGAAGTATATGATGAATCACAATTCCAGAACCGAAACGATCTCCGGCTAACTCTCGACGAAGCAGATGATTATGAGGTGTTGCGAAACATCTACGAGAACGTTCCGTTCGATAACATAGTTCCGATTCGAGATGCGATTCGCTATGTTGACGAAAACGACCTTATGGATCTAAACGCAACTGTAGAACAGAAATCTCACTGA
- a CDS encoding polysaccharide biosynthesis protein, translating to MISDNTVLLTGGSGSVGRSLVPQLLDRNPQSLRILDNSEPGLASLKSDVSDNRCRFFAGNIRDSDRLSRAMDGVDLVIHMAAMKHVDICEYNPFEAVKTNAVGLQNVVDAAIDANVDRFVFTSSDKAVHPANTMGTTKLLGEKLVTAGNTYSGESDIDLASVRFGNVIKSSQSVIPLFTEQIREGGPVTLTDERMTRFFLTYDDVFDLVTGAAKKTAGGEVFVYKMPAIRIPDLADAMIETLAPRYGYTPEDIDIEVIGPRPGETFHEEIMTERESRRAYENGSMYAILPEATETRTPDPPEGFEEVDDVVLSSKDENMLSKSEIISLLETDDSIEKTNE from the coding sequence ATGATTAGCGACAACACCGTGCTGTTAACCGGTGGATCGGGGTCGGTAGGTCGGTCCCTCGTTCCGCAGTTACTTGACCGAAATCCACAGTCTCTCCGAATCCTTGACAACAGCGAACCCGGATTGGCATCATTGAAATCTGACGTTTCTGACAACCGCTGTCGGTTCTTTGCCGGAAATATTCGGGATAGTGATCGTCTTTCACGAGCAATGGATGGTGTAGATCTAGTCATACATATGGCCGCGATGAAACATGTGGATATCTGTGAATACAATCCTTTTGAGGCGGTAAAGACAAACGCAGTCGGACTTCAAAACGTCGTGGATGCGGCCATTGATGCGAATGTCGACCGCTTCGTATTCACGAGCAGTGACAAGGCAGTTCATCCGGCCAACACGATGGGGACCACGAAATTGCTCGGAGAGAAGCTCGTCACGGCCGGAAACACCTACAGCGGTGAGAGTGACATCGATCTCGCGTCGGTTCGGTTCGGGAACGTGATCAAGTCCTCACAGTCTGTGATCCCGCTCTTTACCGAACAAATCCGAGAGGGTGGCCCAGTCACCCTGACTGATGAACGTATGACCCGGTTTTTCCTCACGTACGATGATGTATTCGATCTCGTCACCGGGGCAGCCAAAAAGACGGCGGGTGGTGAGGTGTTTGTTTACAAGATGCCGGCAATCCGGATCCCAGACTTGGCAGATGCGATGATTGAGACTCTCGCACCGCGGTATGGTTACACGCCAGAGGATATCGATATAGAGGTAATAGGTCCCCGTCCGGGCGAAACATTCCACGAGGAAATTATGACCGAACGCGAGTCCCGGCGCGCCTACGAAAACGGCTCTATGTATGCGATCCTCCCGGAGGCGACCGAAACTCGGACACCGGACCCGCCAGAGGGGTTCGAGGAAGTAGACGATGTCGTTCTATCCTCGAAGGACGAGAATATGCTATCGAAAAGCGAAATCATCTCACTCCTAGAGACGGATGATTCTATCGAGAAAACCAATGAGTGA
- a CDS encoding formyltransferase family protein, whose protein sequence is MSTDIDVVFLGVNDAGMRVYEWLCERSEVFVHSLLTTEEQLTVIKDAEPDIVVSCGYRHIVPESILGVPEMGCLNLHPAYLPYNRGANPNVWSIVEGTPAGVTLHYMDSSLDTGDIIARREVEPDFADTGKDLYQRLEDAQVDLFKENWPDVINEDTSVLEQKEDEGTYHRTNEFEELCEIDGEEMVRTREFLDRLRALTFPPHDNARIEIDDETYYIDIDIRRE, encoded by the coding sequence ATGAGTACCGATATCGATGTCGTCTTTCTCGGCGTGAATGACGCCGGTATGCGAGTATACGAATGGCTCTGTGAACGTTCCGAGGTGTTCGTTCATTCTCTCCTCACTACGGAGGAGCAACTGACCGTGATCAAAGACGCGGAGCCCGATATCGTTGTCTCGTGTGGCTACCGTCACATCGTACCGGAGTCGATCCTCGGCGTTCCGGAGATGGGCTGTCTAAACCTTCATCCAGCGTACCTTCCATACAATCGCGGGGCGAATCCTAACGTCTGGAGCATCGTTGAAGGGACGCCAGCGGGTGTGACGCTTCACTATATGGATTCATCCTTGGACACCGGCGACATCATTGCGCGTCGTGAGGTCGAACCCGACTTCGCGGACACCGGAAAAGATCTCTATCAGCGACTCGAGGACGCTCAAGTCGATCTGTTTAAAGAGAATTGGCCGGACGTGATCAATGAAGACACCTCCGTTCTTGAACAAAAAGAAGATGAAGGAACGTACCATCGAACTAATGAATTCGAAGAACTGTGTGAAATCGATGGAGAGGAGATGGTCCGAACGAGAGAGTTCTTGGATCGACTCCGTGCTCTCACTTTCCCGCCCCACGACAACGCGAGGATCGAAATCGACGACGAGACGTACTATATCGACATCGATATTCGGCGTGAATAA